Genomic segment of Seriola aureovittata isolate HTS-2021-v1 ecotype China chromosome 1, ASM2101889v1, whole genome shotgun sequence:
ATACTGATAGGGGTCATTGTTGCAATGAAAATAGCTGAGTGGACCGACAGTCATATGTCTCAGCACTGTCCAGagaatgtgacattttctagTTGTTGCTGTGGCGACCAGTACTGTTCGCTGGTGAAGCAATCTCCACTAGAAACCtggtaaaagaaaacagagtttGGTTAGAGACTCATTGAACTATAACCCTCCAGAGAACAACTGTAAAGCATATCCTCTacctaaaatgtaaatgcttGTAAGCATGACTTGAACGTACCTGATATGcgtgctgcagagaggagagctgggCTGTGCTCATGGTATTACAGCTTGATTCCTGTGGGCTGTAGCTGGCTGCTGGCTGACCCAGGAACTGGTTGAGGGTTTGGGGCTGCTCCATGAAGCCCGAGTATCTCCTCTGCTCCAGCGCCTCCTCACTGAGGCCCAGCTGGGCCGACAGGTAGGAGATGTAGCGGATGGTGAGGCGTAGCGTCTCGATCTTGGTCAGGGTCTGGCCGGCAGGCGCCACTGAGGGTGGGAGGTATGTCCTGAGGTGATGCATTGCCTTGGTCAGGTCCCTCATCCTCAGCTTCTCCCTCTCACTGGCTGTCTCGCGCTTCTTCCCCGGATACCTGGACCTTGATTTCTTTGTGGTGGAGCAGGGCAGAGTCTGTGTCTCGTGGGTAAGACGAGGCGCTTCAGAGCTGCTGAAGAGGAGACAGTCCAAGGCGTCTTGTTCATTTCCGGCAGCctggagggaggtgggggagaaGGAAAAGGAGTCCACAGACGAGGTGGGAGACAGGCTGCTGCCTGCGCTGAAGTAACCAGGGTCGGAGGCTGGATCGTAGGTCACAGGATCATAACATTTCTCCAGCAGGGACTCGCAGTCAAACAGGAAAGAGTTCTCCATGGCTGTAGGTTCTTTGAGCAGTGAGCTGTCAGTGAGTTGCTGGTGAGGCAGTCAGAAGatagtgaggaggaagagggaagctACTCCATATATGTGGTGGGAGGTGTGAGGTTGCACCTCCAAAAGCCACCTCTGGTCCTGAGAAGCTCTGGGAGCAAGGCTGACACCTTGGCCAGGGGGTCCCATGGGAAACCGGCCAGCTCCAGTGCAAGGTGTGACCTGGCAGCTCGCACGAGCATCATAAAGTAGTCTGATTCACACTATACACTCCTGCAGCCTGGGAACATGACCCCATCATGACAGGGGCTGTACCTGGGTCTCAGGTCTGTCTGTGAACCTGAGGGATTTGTCACCAAAACATAtccaattatgtttttatgagtgtCAGATTGAATACACTAAGAAGGTTCAGTCAAACACAGGAGTCAACGCTGTGTCCTTTCAACATCCACATGTAAATGTTGTTTAGTGTGACACTGATCATAATTTAGCAGTTCTACATGTTAAAGCTGCTCTTTCTGCCGTGGTATCTGATTCCCTGTGAGCTCAGGCTGGAGAAGTGTGCCGGGGCAGCTGGGAGGTGTGAGGAGTTTACACCTCATCCTGTTTGGACAGTAGTAGGCCTCACTGGTCTGGGAACCTGGATCCTCATAGAAAGAATGTGCAGCATCAGTAACAACTGCCAAGCACATTATATATCTTAGGACTGTGTCTGTTATCTAGTCAGACTTTCAGTCAGGTCATTTGCAGAATAATCTTgttaaattcaatatttcatATAATATGTTGTAattctatatttatataataacatttttaatcacATATCACACTGACTGTCtattttatattctgtattCAGTGTACAGAACCAGCACGTTTTAATGTCTTTCACTTGactgattgtgtttttatattttctcaagCCATGCTgcaaaaaaagagggaaaagaacagaaacataATCCTGAACTTGACATCTCACAAATGTGACTCTATAGCAGTAACGtttacaacacatacacacaaaaaacacttaaaaaaaacaattagacTAATGCCCAAtggtgtattttgttttcagtcacacAATTCATATTCAAGCAGAGGTGGGGTTTTATTTTCCTGACCCCTGGCTTCTCTCTGGCAGGTCTGTGGATTTGAATGTCAGGTGTGGACTGTGGATCTGAGTCCTGAGCAGAGTTCCCACAAACCACCGTGTCACATTTTACTCCTGGTGAACCCCATGATTGGGACGTGTGAATCGGTCTCGCACACACAGCTCTCCACCAGCTCACTTAtgcaaaaaaaccaaaaaacaacatcagcaacaacaacaacaacaaaaagatttAAGCAATGATGAAGGTCTTCTGAGGACAGGATTTGTTGAACTACCAGTGAAAATGATTTTGCTGAAGCAgtggttttgtttctctgtttcttttatcattttcctcgAGCAGGAAAGTGTGTGAGGCGACACCAGACTTGACAGCTGACCCAAGGACTACTTCCTCCAGTGACCTTTGAATCCCCTCCATCTTTTTGTGACATGACATTAGATGAGTCATTGGAAAAAACCAAACTCATATATTCATATGTTATATTGTTTATAagttatatttataattttcttttctcttgttaCATTGTGACTGTCATTTCCCTCTTGCTCCCTCTGTTGCACTGTAACATACTGGTTACTGTCCTAAAAACACGTAAAAATAAAGTCTGTATCATCTGATGAAAGAGTGACTGATAGAACTTAATGCAACTAATCATAGCACTTAAATGTTTGGTTGATTGAAGTTTGAAACTGTAAAGATCCTTGCAGTGTTCCACAAAAAAATCTTGAAAAGGAATTCCAGatattcatttttctgcctaaatatttattttatttatcattttcttttcttttcagaagAGAGCCTCTCTAATTCTACTTCTGTATCAAATTATAAACTGTTATcagttaattatttattcattaggAATTCCCCCAGCTGTCAACTTTCTTTTCCCCTCCCAGGCTGATGATAGAGGGGATCTTCCTTCTCTTAATCCACATTAGCTCTGACGGTGTTTACTCACATGTAATGAGGGAATAATCAGCACCGAAGTGCTAACCCTTTCATCCCGCACCCTTTTAGCCAAGAGAGTTTATTAGCTTTACTGTGATGAAAGACCTAAGTGAGTATATTAGGCTTTGTGTTAGGTTTGCTGCTTGCATATCAAATGAACTGCATGTAGGTGGCAAGCTAAACACGCAGGCCTAATTCTCCAGCCTGATATGCAGATCCACACTTCTCTATGAATATTAAAGGCCCCTCCGTTGGCTTAAGCAGGTAATTAGGGCTGTAGGTGAGAGAAGGGGGCAAAGAGTAGAGAGGATCTTATATCTTAGTCTAGACTTAGCGGTGCCAGggacctctctgtgtttgctgagcCACATTAACAAAGGTACACTAAATAAACTAGATAACCCATGGCAGAGGCTGATCTCTGGTGTGCTACTTCGACTACTCACATGTCACATGCTTCAGACTGTGACAGGAAATTACTACAATGGTTCTGGAAAGACCAAAGTCTCTGATAGTCTCTCATAGGATTATGTGCAGCTTCTCTGTGCcatagtaataatataatataatataatataatataatataatataatataatataatataatataatataatataatataatataatataatataatataatataatatgatataatatgatataatgtaatatatttatacaaGACATTATCAAACTTATGACTTATCTGCTGCGTGTATGACTTTATTTTGTATCCTACACTACACAATGTTACACAATAGTGTTTTATGAAAGCCTCCCTCCACACCCCTTCCTCAAAATCCAaagtatttattgtttttacatgttgcaatgagtttcattttcttgtttagtATCATTAATATTGATTAACCGTTTTATTGTTCATGTGGGCACATGacaatatataataaacaataatttataGACAGACTTGAAAATGATTATTCAACCATTTTAAAGCTACTTTATGTGAAACAAAGGGGCAAAGTGAGGCTTTAACCTCCATCTGACAGTTTCTGTGACATGCAGCTGTGAGCTGAGTTGTCTTTTGTCAGTAGGAGGTATGAGCTCCAGGTACTGATAACTGCAAATGATCACTGCCTCTAATGCTTAATCTTTATCTTGTATCATAAAATAACATATCAATAATCCTTTATGTGGTCAGCATGTGCGTACGATTTGAACAAGCTTTAAATCCCATCCTCTTTTACATATCCACTTCATTTCATACTGAATATTTTGTTGTGGCAGCTACAACAtgattaaacaaaaactgactgGGAGgcttagcattttattttaattgtgtaCTTTTGTGCTTCACTGTGATCACCATCATTAAGAACACTGGTGTTTTCATCCAGATTATAAACCCCTGTTGAGGACATGCAGATCCACTGAGCCTGTGTGACCAGGAGAGGGCACTCTGTTCATTTTCCCACAAGCACCAGCCTCATCCTGCCTCATAACACTGGGTTAAAGAACAGACAATCCCCCTggattctttttatttatttaattacaatttttttttttttaacaaactgctTATACGCAACCATTAGTAACAGttataatgaataatgaataccTTTCGGAATGATGAATGAGAGAAAGTGAATTGCATCATGGGAAGCAATAATGACAAGACATGatgacatttgaatattttattataaatagtggtataaagaaatataaaaatagctGTTAGACATATCAATATTTACAAGGAACATTTCAtaggacaaaataaataaaatgtagaatagcatatacagtatatttcaaataaattacTTGATTCACAGTGAGGCAGTAAAAACAGTGAAGtagtttgtgtctgttgttggaCGATGATCACACAGTGTTGGAGTGTTTAGCCCCAATACTCTCTGGGAACCAGCGGGATGCAGAAGTCTTTGCCACAcatctgtataaaaaaaaaaaacaggaaatatctTAGCATTTTGTACAATCTGATGCTGCATGTGTGATGTTACATAAATAATGTGTCACAGATAATGTTAATGAGTAAATGTTGACATACCTGACAGGAGGGCTGTGTTGTTGGAGCTGACTGCATGATGGTATCCATGTTGATGTCTCCCTGAGGAGCTTCACCGTACTGTTTATTGTACTGATCCACTCCAAAACTACAACTCCCAGAGTGCAGCATGGTGTTCTGGCTGTGACACTGGGCTTGGTACAGGCTTTGGTTGAGGTTGAGGTTCTGGTTCTGGAGCTGGGCCTCCTGACCTCCCATGGAGCCGTGCTGGAAGTAGCTGAGGATGTCAGGCGAGGAAGTGTCGCTTGCCGAGGTGTCTCCTTGTTCCCTTCGCTGAAACAGCACCTCCTCGCTGAGGCCCAGCTGGGCCGACAAGTAGGAGATGTAGCGGATAGTGAGGCGGAGGGTTTCAATCTTTGTCAGAGTCTGTCCGGCAGGGGCAACCGAGGGCGGGAGGTAGGACCTGAGGTGATGCAGAGCCTTGGTCAGATCCCTCATCCTCAGCTTCTCCTTCTCGCTGGCGCTCTCCCTCTGTTTGCTGCGGATCCGGTTGGCTCGGCCCGACTTCCGGCCACGTCCAGACAGGGAGAAGGTGGAGGATTTGAGGCTCTGGGAATATCCAGTTTTCGCTGCCTTAGGAGTGGACTGTGGAGGCTGCTGGTAGGAAGGAGACAGGCTGGAGTCCATAGAGTGGAAAGGGGAGAGGGTCTCTGAAGAGGAGATGCTGGACAGGTCTGAGTCCGAGCACCACTGGTACTGCAGGCCGTAGTTGAGCAGAGGGACCGAAGAGGTATCCATGTTGTGTGGAGGGACTCAGTGGTCTGACTGGAGAGACTGGGAAGCTGTGACTGCTTCTCAGCTCCTTCACACTGGTTTATAAGTCCAGGCCAGGCCACAGAGGTGTTAAGTGACACCTCCGCAGATTCTCACAAACCATCAGTGTCTAAAGCAGAGGCCACTgcccctgaaaacacacacacacacacacacacacacacacacacacactccctcaccgggatcctgtctctgtctctctccctctgcccctgtctctgcctctcctctgagtctgggaaAGTTCAGCTTCAGGAGTGGAAGTGTGAATTTTGACTCCTGctcaaaacaataaacagtttttgctttttggGTTTTTTCCCTGCAGAAACTCAGATGTATTTTGCACATGTTGCATGGATAGGGTTTGTTTtgaatgatcttttttttttttacactacaGCCTAAGAACTGGTTCTCAAACTAAACAACATAACAGGAATGTGTGAAGAAGCTatacactgcaaaaataaacCAGTGACAAACCCATACAGAAAAGGGCTGCCTGTACACAGAGTCACTGCTCAACCAGCTTTTAACATATGACCAGGAAGATCTATTCAGTACATACAGTAATATCCTGCGAAGGTACGGGACCAAAATTAAACATTTCCATCATTTATGTCAACAAATAATccaaaatatttacaatatagGAGAAGTATGTGAAACTTTATGAAGATTTTTGGATCCATTACCACCAAATACATATCAGTCTATtgtaacaataaataaaaatgaggtATAA
This window contains:
- the mespba gene encoding mesoderm posterior ba — translated: MDTSSVPLLNYGLQYQWCSDSDLSSISSSETLSPFHSMDSSLSPSYQQPPQSTPKAAKTGYSQSLKSSTFSLSGRGRKSGRANRIRSKQRESASEKEKLRMRDLTKALHHLRSYLPPSVAPAGQTLTKIETLRLTIRYISYLSAQLGLSEEVLFQRREQGDTSASDTSSPDILSYFQHGSMGGQEAQLQNQNLNLNQSLYQAQCHSQNTMLHSGSCSFGVDQYNKQYGEAPQGDINMDTIMQSAPTTQPSCQMCGKDFCIPLVPREYWG
- the mespaa gene encoding mesoderm posterior aa; the encoded protein is MENSFLFDCESLLEKCYDPVTYDPASDPGYFSAGSSLSPTSSVDSFSFSPTSLQAAGNEQDALDCLLFSSSEAPRLTHETQTLPCSTTKKSRSRYPGKKRETASEREKLRMRDLTKAMHHLRTYLPPSVAPAGQTLTKIETLRLTIRYISYLSAQLGLSEEALEQRRYSGFMEQPQTLNQFLGQPAASYSPQESSCNTMSTAQLSSLQHAYQVSSGDCFTSEQYWSPQQQLENVTFSGQC